A window of the Cystobacter fuscus genome harbors these coding sequences:
- a CDS encoding SDR family oxidoreductase, with the protein MKDKTVVVTGASSGIGEELAVLLAEKGARVVLAARDEVALARVKQRCEKAGGQALIVPTDVSDPESCRRLMARAVEAFGGIDVLVNNAGLTMRGRFEEVTDLSVFERLLRVNYLGAVYCTHHALASLKARRGLVVAVSSLTGKSGVPGRTGYAGSKHAMQGFFDSLRIELLGTGVDVLVASPGFVATPIRARALGPDGKTGHPDVAEEKGARIMDARTCARFILRAMERRDREWVMMPAPRVMLALKALAPGLIDRLAAWKIKNAPP; encoded by the coding sequence ATGAAGGACAAAACGGTGGTCGTCACGGGAGCCTCCTCGGGCATTGGCGAGGAATTGGCAGTACTCCTGGCGGAAAAAGGAGCACGGGTGGTGCTCGCGGCGCGCGACGAGGTGGCGCTCGCCCGGGTGAAGCAGCGCTGTGAAAAGGCCGGGGGCCAGGCGCTCATCGTGCCCACCGACGTGAGCGACCCCGAGTCCTGCCGCCGCCTCATGGCGCGCGCCGTGGAGGCCTTCGGCGGAATCGACGTCCTGGTCAACAACGCCGGGCTCACCATGCGCGGGCGCTTCGAGGAGGTGACGGACCTGTCCGTCTTCGAGCGGCTCCTGCGGGTGAACTACCTGGGCGCCGTCTACTGCACCCATCACGCGCTCGCCTCCCTCAAGGCGCGCCGGGGCCTCGTCGTCGCCGTGTCCTCCCTGACGGGCAAGAGCGGCGTGCCCGGCCGCACCGGCTATGCCGGGAGCAAGCACGCCATGCAGGGCTTCTTCGACTCCCTGCGCATCGAATTGCTCGGCACCGGCGTGGACGTGCTCGTCGCTTCCCCCGGCTTCGTCGCCACCCCCATCCGTGCCCGGGCGCTCGGCCCGGATGGCAAGACGGGGCACCCGGACGTCGCGGAGGAGAAGGGCGCGCGGATCATGGACGCCCGCACGTGCGCGCGCTTCATCCTCCGCGCCATGGAGCGTCGGGATCGCGAGTGGGTGATGATGCCCGCGCCGAGGGTCATGCTGGCCCTCAAGGCGCTCGCGCCGGGATTGATCGACCGGTTGGCCGCGTGGAAGATCAAGAACGCCCCGCCCTGA